From the Halomonas sp. MCCC 1A13316 genome, the window CCTGTTGCTGGAAGCCGGCGAGGCCCACATGAACGAAATGGGCCGCCGCCTGGCCGAGGAGCAGGTGCGCTTCCTGGAAGAACAGCTGGCGCGGCTGGAAGCGCGGCTGGATGACGCACGAACCGAGCTGCTGACCTTTCAAAATCGGGAGGGTCTGGTCTCACCCACCCAGACGGTAGAGAGCATCAACCAGGTGGTGGCTACCCTGGAAGGCGAACTGGCCCGCTTGCAGGCCCAGCGCCAGGCCCTGGCCACCTACCAGAGTAATCGTTCCTCCGACATGCGCCGGGTGCAGGCCGAGATCGACGCCATGCGCGACCAGATCGAGACCCAGCGAGATCGCCTGGCCCAGGCCACCGGAGAATCGCTCAACCGCATCTCCTCGGAATACCAGACGTTGGAACTCAAGGCGCAGTTCGCCCAGGAAACCTACTCCAGCGCCCTGGCTGCGCTGGAAAGCACCCGTCTCGAGGCGGCGCGCAAGCTCAAACAGGTCAGCATTCTGCAGAGCCCGCTATTCCCCGAGTACGCCACCAGCCCGAAGCGCCTCTACAACGCCAGCGTATTCGCCATCGTCACGCTCTTTCTCGCCTTTATTGCCAGCATGCTGGTGCTGATTGTTCGCGACCATCGCGACTGAGCGACACGTGCCGTCGCTAAAAAAACTAACGCAACGTACGCAGGAAACCATAATGCCCAAGACCTTCCTCGTGACCGGCGGGGCCGGCTTCATCGGCTCCGCCGTGGTGCGCGAACTGATCAAGAACACCGAACACCGCGTGGTCAATGTCGACAAGCTCAGCTATGCCGGCAACCTGGAGTCACTCGCAAGCGTGGCCGATAGTGCTCGCTACACCTTCGTGCTGGCCGATATTTGTCATGCACCCTCCATGCAGAGCATCTTCGAGCAGCACCAGCCAGATATCGTGATGCACCTCGCGGCCGAGAGCCACGTGGACCGGTCCATCGACGGACCTGCCGAGTTCATTCAGACCAACGTGGTCGGCACCGCGATCCTGCTGGAAGCCGCCCGCGGCTACTGGCTGGCACTCCAGATCGGTAATGCCAGGAAGGCGGCAGA encodes:
- a CDS encoding chain-length determining protein, with translation MKSFIKCQPHWVLALLAIVLVTLYWFVWAEDRYVSRATVVLESPQIAAPEINFSSILTGTSGSGDLLLLREHLLSVDMLRRVEEALGFRQHFSQHGDIFARLRDAEAPIEDLHEYYLRRVEVELDEYAGVLNIRVEAYTPEFAHAMASLLLEAGEAHMNEMGRRLAEEQVRFLEEQLARLEARLDDARTELLTFQNREGLVSPTQTVESINQVVATLEGELARLQAQRQALATYQSNRSSDMRRVQAEIDAMRDQIETQRDRLAQATGESLNRISSEYQTLELKAQFAQETYSSALAALESTRLEAARKLKQVSILQSPLFPEYATSPKRLYNASVFAIVTLFLAFIASMLVLIVRDHRD